One Alkalicoccus halolimnae DNA segment encodes these proteins:
- a CDS encoding beta-ketoacyl-ACP synthase III, with amino-acid sequence MRVGIWGMGTYVPETVVTNHDLEKRMDTSDEWIRTRTGIRERRIASDDILTSHMSFNAAKEAIDNAGISPEELDMIIVATVTPDQDFPSVSSMLQYQLGAVNAAAMDIGAACAGYIYGLVTGKQFIENGTYKHVLVIGTERLSQTVNWEDRNTAVLFGDGSGATVLGPVAEDRGILSFELGADGSGGAHIRMNDYIFMNGREVFKFAVRQMGESCLNAVEKAGLTKEDVDFLIPHQANIRIMEAARQRLELPEEKMSKTVEYYGNTSSASVPLSLKYELDRGKIKEGDVVVLVGFGAGLVWGSMALVWGK; translated from the coding sequence ATGCGCGTCGGAATTTGGGGAATGGGCACGTATGTCCCTGAAACAGTAGTAACCAATCATGATTTAGAAAAAAGAATGGATACATCAGATGAATGGATTCGTACAAGAACTGGAATCAGGGAGCGCCGGATTGCTTCTGATGATATATTAACTTCGCATATGAGTTTTAATGCAGCCAAAGAAGCGATAGATAATGCGGGGATATCCCCGGAAGAGCTTGATATGATTATCGTGGCAACGGTTACTCCCGACCAGGATTTTCCTTCTGTATCATCAATGCTTCAGTATCAGCTTGGAGCTGTAAATGCTGCTGCCATGGATATTGGTGCGGCCTGTGCCGGCTATATTTACGGGCTCGTTACAGGTAAACAATTTATTGAGAACGGAACTTACAAGCATGTACTTGTAATCGGAACGGAGAGACTTTCCCAGACTGTAAATTGGGAAGACAGGAACACAGCGGTTCTTTTCGGAGATGGGTCAGGTGCGACGGTTCTTGGACCAGTGGCCGAAGATCGTGGTATATTATCTTTTGAGCTTGGAGCAGATGGAAGCGGAGGGGCTCACATCCGCATGAACGATTATATCTTTATGAACGGCCGTGAAGTATTCAAATTTGCTGTTCGTCAAATGGGTGAATCCTGCCTGAATGCTGTAGAAAAGGCAGGCTTAACGAAGGAGGATGTTGATTTTCTCATCCCTCATCAGGCAAACATCCGGATCATGGAAGCAGCAAGACAGCGGTTGGAACTTCCGGAAGAAAAGATGTCTAAAACTGTGGAATATTACGGCAATACTTCCTCGGCCTCTGTTCCACTCTCATTGAAGTATGAACTTGATCGAGGTAAGATTAAAGAAGGCGACGTAGTAGTGCTTGTAGGCTTCGGAGCAGGTCTTGTATGGGGCTCTATGGCACTCGTATGGGGAAAATAA
- a CDS encoding sodium:calcium antiporter, translating into MIITFFIVAALVTVIAAVKLSTYADVIGERTSLGGLIVGTFLLAGATSLPEVTTSLTAVFVGNPDIAVSNVFGSNLFNIFILALMDAVYRRRQIMQSADPSQLKTAFLSLALTALMLTAILIPTGIVILGAGLEMYVLVLLYAAGMYYLTKTNRGEAPAAETDYNMHAVSLRHAKIGFAAAAVIVFFSGSILSITGDQIAASTGISSSFIGTFFIAGATSLPELVTVLVAIQLANYNLAIGNILGSNVFNILILVIIDAAFRGGAVLAAVHPVTIVTASAVLLLNLIVIGAIIAVRRKTFPRLYALPSLLVLLTYFFCSYVIFAYSS; encoded by the coding sequence TTGATCATTACTTTTTTTATTGTTGCAGCTCTTGTGACGGTAATTGCCGCAGTAAAGCTTTCGACTTATGCTGATGTTATTGGTGAGAGAACTTCACTCGGCGGATTGATCGTCGGCACTTTTCTGCTTGCAGGTGCTACTTCCCTTCCGGAAGTAACAACAAGTCTCACTGCAGTATTTGTAGGCAACCCAGATATTGCTGTAAGCAATGTCTTTGGGAGCAATCTATTCAATATATTTATTCTCGCTTTGATGGATGCTGTATACAGGCGCCGGCAGATAATGCAGAGTGCAGATCCCTCCCAGCTGAAAACTGCTTTTTTAAGCCTTGCACTGACTGCTTTAATGCTTACCGCTATTTTAATTCCTACAGGCATTGTTATTTTAGGCGCTGGTCTCGAAATGTATGTGCTAGTCCTTCTTTATGCAGCAGGGATGTATTACTTAACGAAAACAAACCGCGGAGAAGCTCCAGCTGCTGAAACAGATTATAATATGCACGCTGTTTCTCTGCGGCATGCCAAAATAGGATTTGCTGCAGCGGCAGTCATTGTTTTTTTCTCCGGTTCCATCCTTTCGATTACCGGAGATCAAATTGCCGCTTCAACGGGCATAAGTTCCAGTTTTATCGGTACTTTCTTTATCGCTGGAGCAACTTCACTCCCGGAGCTTGTAACAGTACTAGTTGCCATACAGCTTGCTAATTATAATCTTGCTATAGGCAATATTTTAGGATCGAATGTTTTCAACATTCTTATACTTGTAATTATTGATGCAGCTTTTCGAGGAGGAGCCGTGCTGGCTGCTGTGCATCCGGTGACCATTGTTACAGCTTCTGCAGTGCTGTTGTTAAATTTAATTGTCATCGGAGCAATTATAGCCGTACGCAGGAAAACTTTTCCCCGTTTGTATGCACTTCCTTCGCTGCTCGTACTCCTTACCTATTTCTTTTGCAGCTATGTTATCTTCGCCTACAGCAGCTGA
- the fabF gene encoding beta-ketoacyl-ACP synthase II, producing the protein MTKNRVVITGYGAVTPLGNDVDTTWAGIKEGRSGIAEFNRYEDADFPAKVAAESDEFKVADFMDPKEARKMDRFTQFAVAGAHMAVKDAGLTINKTNAERVGVWIGSGIGGMETYEKQFRMYEKRGYRRVSPFFVPMLIPDMAAGQVSIALGAKGINSCSVTACASGANSIGDAYRTIERGDADAMITGGAEAPLTEMSFAGFCSARALSTNPDPSKASRPFDKERDGFVMGEGTGILILESLESAEKRGAEIYAEIIGYGATGDAYHVTAPAPGGEGAARSMQQALEQAGVAPEDVGYINAHGTSTEYNDQYETTAVKTVFGDYAYKLPMSSTKSMTGHLLGAAGAIEAIFSVKAIQEGIIPPTINYENEDPECDLDIVPNEARHKELNIVMSNSLGFGGHNVSLLFKKFTK; encoded by the coding sequence ATGACAAAAAATAGAGTAGTAATTACAGGGTATGGAGCGGTAACCCCGCTTGGAAATGATGTCGATACAACATGGGCAGGCATTAAGGAGGGGCGGTCCGGAATAGCGGAATTTAACCGGTATGAAGACGCAGATTTCCCGGCCAAAGTTGCCGCAGAATCTGATGAATTTAAAGTAGCAGATTTTATGGATCCGAAAGAAGCTCGAAAAATGGATCGTTTTACACAGTTTGCGGTTGCAGGAGCTCATATGGCTGTCAAAGATGCAGGTTTAACGATAAATAAGACCAATGCAGAGAGGGTTGGAGTGTGGATCGGCTCTGGTATCGGAGGCATGGAAACGTACGAGAAACAGTTCCGGATGTATGAAAAACGCGGCTACCGAAGAGTTTCTCCATTCTTTGTGCCGATGCTGATCCCGGATATGGCAGCCGGCCAGGTTTCGATTGCTCTTGGAGCGAAAGGTATTAATTCCTGTTCCGTTACTGCCTGTGCTTCCGGGGCAAATTCTATTGGAGATGCTTACCGGACGATTGAACGCGGCGATGCCGACGCGATGATTACCGGGGGAGCAGAAGCTCCGCTTACAGAAATGTCATTTGCGGGCTTTTGTTCGGCGAGAGCACTATCAACGAACCCGGATCCTTCCAAGGCGAGCCGTCCTTTCGATAAAGAGCGTGATGGATTTGTTATGGGTGAAGGTACAGGTATATTAATTCTCGAATCCCTCGAATCAGCTGAAAAACGCGGTGCTGAAATTTATGCGGAAATTATAGGTTACGGAGCAACTGGGGATGCCTACCATGTGACAGCCCCTGCACCGGGAGGAGAAGGGGCAGCGCGCTCGATGCAGCAGGCACTTGAGCAGGCCGGTGTTGCTCCTGAAGACGTTGGATATATAAATGCTCACGGAACCAGTACGGAATATAATGACCAGTATGAAACCACTGCCGTCAAAACAGTGTTTGGAGATTATGCCTACAAACTGCCTATGAGTTCTACGAAATCTATGACAGGGCACCTACTTGGTGCAGCTGGTGCGATAGAAGCAATTTTTTCTGTTAAAGCGATTCAGGAAGGAATCATTCCTCCGACGATTAACTATGAAAATGAAGACCCGGAATGTGATCTTGACATCGTACCAAATGAAGCCCGTCATAAAGAATTAAATATTGTGATGAGTAATTCACTTGGTTTCGGAGGTCATAACGTTTCCCTGCTTTTTAAAAAATTCACAAAATAA
- a CDS encoding GNAT family N-acetyltransferase, with protein MHWYEKLKKYFPDEEMKSREHIELLLSDKNHIYKKSEDEYHVMMYVEMDDFSFIDYLFVSKEARGKGIGKKMLNKLKERDKPIILEVEPVDYEDTDTEKRQRFYRREGFKHAQSIGYTRRSLDTGEVNEMEILYWSPENEPEESIYRKMCHTYETIHTYKDKELYGKSYEEVGKALIYDEDREKEPGSDKEPAS; from the coding sequence ATGCATTGGTATGAAAAACTTAAAAAATATTTTCCTGACGAAGAAATGAAGTCGAGGGAACACATTGAACTGCTGTTGAGCGACAAAAATCATATTTATAAAAAAAGCGAAGACGAATACCATGTTATGATGTATGTAGAAATGGATGATTTTTCTTTTATTGATTATCTATTTGTTTCAAAAGAGGCAAGAGGTAAAGGAATAGGCAAAAAAATGCTCAATAAACTTAAAGAACGGGATAAGCCAATTATATTGGAAGTTGAACCGGTGGATTACGAAGATACTGATACAGAAAAGCGGCAGCGCTTTTATCGCCGCGAAGGGTTTAAACATGCACAGTCAATAGGCTATACCCGCCGCTCTCTTGATACTGGAGAAGTAAATGAAATGGAAATTCTCTACTGGTCCCCGGAAAATGAACCGGAAGAAAGTATTTATCGGAAAATGTGCCACACGTACGAAACCATACACACCTATAAAGATAAAGAACTGTATGGTAAATCCTACGAGGAAGTAGGCAAAGCCTTAATTTATGATGAGGACAGAGAGAAGGAACCCGGTTCGGATAAAGAGCCTGCTTCCTGA
- the trpS gene encoding tryptophan--tRNA ligase — translation MKTIFSGIQPSGTLTLGNYLGAMKNFVEMQEDYHCYFCIVDQHAITVPQDRLQLRKNIKSLAALYLASGISQEKSTLFIQSEVPAHAQLGWMMQCVSYIGELERMTQFKDKSGGSEAVSSALLTYPPLMAADILLYGTDIVPVGEDQKQHLELTRDLAHRFNTRYNDIFTIPEVRIPKVGARIMSLNDPSKKMSKSNPKAKSYISMLDDESVIMKKMKSAVTDSDGEVRYDPDNKPGLANLLTIYSLCSGESIETLEKKYASSGYGPFKEDTAHAVIKVLKPIQDRYEELMKSEELDLILDQGALQADRDAKKMLIKAERAMGLGRSRR, via the coding sequence ATGAAAACTATTTTCTCAGGTATTCAGCCAAGCGGTACATTAACACTCGGTAATTATTTAGGAGCTATGAAAAATTTTGTCGAAATGCAGGAGGATTACCACTGCTACTTCTGTATCGTTGATCAGCATGCCATCACAGTTCCTCAGGACAGGCTGCAGCTGCGTAAAAATATAAAAAGTCTTGCGGCATTGTATCTTGCCTCTGGTATATCCCAGGAAAAGTCCACGCTTTTCATTCAATCAGAAGTACCAGCACACGCACAGCTTGGATGGATGATGCAGTGTGTCAGCTATATCGGTGAACTGGAGAGAATGACTCAATTTAAAGATAAATCAGGAGGCAGTGAGGCGGTATCCTCCGCGCTGTTAACTTACCCGCCACTTATGGCCGCGGATATTCTTCTTTACGGAACAGATATTGTCCCTGTAGGGGAAGATCAGAAACAGCATCTGGAATTGACAAGGGATCTCGCTCACCGATTTAACACACGTTACAATGATATTTTCACTATTCCAGAAGTACGCATTCCTAAAGTCGGCGCAAGAATTATGTCGCTGAACGATCCTTCGAAAAAAATGAGTAAATCCAATCCAAAAGCAAAAAGCTATATATCAATGCTTGATGACGAATCTGTTATTATGAAGAAGATGAAAAGTGCAGTAACAGATTCTGATGGTGAAGTCCGCTATGATCCTGACAATAAACCCGGCCTCGCTAATCTGTTGACTATTTACTCATTATGTTCAGGGGAATCAATTGAAACGCTCGAAAAGAAATATGCTTCAAGCGGTTACGGGCCTTTTAAAGAAGATACTGCTCATGCAGTTATTAAAGTGCTCAAACCCATTCAGGACAGGTACGAGGAACTGATGAAATCAGAAGAGCTGGATCTTATTCTCGACCAGGGTGCCCTCCAGGCAGACCGGGATGCGAAAAAAATGCTGATAAAAGCTGAAAGAGCTATGGGGCTTGGGAGAAGCCGGCGCTGA
- a CDS encoding dicarboxylate/amino acid:cation symporter, which yields MKLILKLLAGIITGILIGLSGVEPLIRALVTFTEVFGQWINFVIPLIILFFIASGIASMGRGSSKLVGATVGIAYTSTVLAGIGAFFIAVFIMPFVTSNQTAPEEGVAPESYFTFELTPFMEILPALILAFIFGIGIAALKSDGLKKVFDEGKNIIEMIIYKAVIPILPFYIAGIFVDMAAEGTVLETLQVFGIVLAVAIGSHWVWLTIQYTVAGILNGKNPFTMIKTMLPAYFTALGTMSSAATIPVTLRQTKRNNIREEIADFSIPLGATIHLSGSVITIISCAVAVMTVLDGYTVPGFFTMLPVILALGVIMVAAPGVPGGAIFAALGVLTSMLGFSEAAMGMMIALYFAQDSFGTGANVTGDGAIAAIIDKLSQSRA from the coding sequence ATGAAATTAATTTTAAAACTGCTTGCTGGTATTATCACCGGTATTTTAATCGGCTTGTCAGGCGTCGAACCACTTATAAGGGCGCTTGTTACGTTTACTGAAGTGTTCGGGCAGTGGATCAACTTTGTTATTCCATTAATCATTCTCTTTTTTATCGCTTCAGGAATTGCAAGCATGGGCCGGGGCTCTTCAAAACTTGTAGGGGCGACAGTTGGGATTGCCTATACTTCAACGGTACTTGCGGGAATCGGTGCCTTTTTTATTGCTGTATTTATTATGCCATTTGTTACAAGCAATCAGACCGCTCCGGAAGAAGGTGTTGCTCCTGAGTCATATTTCACTTTTGAATTAACTCCATTTATGGAGATTCTGCCGGCTCTTATTCTGGCTTTTATATTCGGTATTGGGATTGCTGCTCTTAAGTCCGACGGATTAAAAAAGGTATTTGATGAAGGGAAAAACATTATTGAGATGATTATCTACAAAGCTGTCATTCCAATTCTTCCGTTTTACATAGCAGGTATATTTGTAGATATGGCTGCAGAAGGGACGGTCCTGGAAACTCTTCAAGTGTTTGGAATTGTACTGGCCGTGGCTATAGGCTCCCACTGGGTCTGGCTGACAATCCAGTATACTGTCGCAGGAATTCTTAATGGGAAAAACCCTTTCACGATGATAAAAACGATGCTTCCAGCTTATTTTACCGCGCTTGGTACGATGAGTTCAGCTGCTACGATTCCAGTTACTCTGAGACAGACGAAGCGGAATAATATTCGGGAGGAAATAGCTGATTTCTCGATTCCGCTGGGGGCTACTATACACTTATCAGGCAGTGTCATTACAATTATCAGCTGCGCTGTAGCTGTAATGACCGTTTTGGACGGCTATACAGTCCCTGGATTCTTTACAATGCTTCCTGTTATTCTAGCGCTTGGAGTAATCATGGTAGCGGCTCCCGGGGTTCCAGGAGGTGCAATATTTGCTGCCTTGGGTGTTCTGACTTCGATGCTCGGATTTTCAGAAGCAGCAATGGGGATGATGATCGCTCTTTATTTTGCTCAGGACAGTTTCGGCACAGGTGCCAATGTTACAGGTGATGGAGCAATTGCTGCCATTATCGATAAACTCTCTCAAAGCAGAGCCTGA
- a CDS encoding LCP family protein, with product MRILAGFILISTLSVVVIASWAVSGFHDSREESMKNIEQQGLQAAQDNGAFEPPEDDASIEHINVLLVGTDSEDGVSRSDTIMIGRYDADSGEVKLASLMRDTYVDIPGHGRNKINAAFSLGGLALLRDTIETNFEFPLQYYAMVNFDGFTSIVDTLAPDGIEIEVASSMHYEDRAGNLEINFEEGLNVMDGNQALKYVRFRSDGQNDFGRVARQQKMLKVLQNELLSVSGATRIPRILGAVEPYIQTNLDQDKLFTYGRNFFIQNDEASVKTITIPEQGGYSQDYSEHAGQVLIPDLAANIEVLKTFFGEESFTMEDGTAKSSAP from the coding sequence ATGAGAATCTTAGCAGGTTTCATTCTGATATCAACGTTATCGGTTGTTGTTATCGCCAGCTGGGCCGTCAGCGGCTTTCATGATTCAAGAGAAGAATCAATGAAAAACATCGAACAACAGGGCCTGCAGGCTGCGCAGGATAATGGAGCTTTCGAGCCTCCCGAGGATGATGCGTCTATAGAACATATTAATGTCCTTCTAGTCGGTACAGACAGTGAAGACGGTGTTTCCCGCTCTGATACAATTATGATCGGCAGATACGACGCAGACTCCGGTGAAGTAAAACTGGCTTCACTCATGCGTGATACATATGTCGACATCCCAGGTCACGGGAGAAATAAAATAAATGCGGCTTTTTCTTTAGGTGGCCTTGCACTGCTACGCGATACGATCGAGACTAACTTTGAATTTCCCCTTCAGTATTACGCTATGGTTAATTTCGATGGTTTTACTTCTATTGTTGATACACTCGCCCCGGATGGAATTGAAATTGAAGTTGCCAGCAGCATGCACTACGAAGACAGGGCCGGCAATCTCGAAATTAATTTTGAAGAAGGTCTCAATGTAATGGACGGAAACCAGGCTTTGAAATATGTTCGTTTCAGAAGCGACGGCCAAAACGACTTCGGCCGGGTAGCAAGACAGCAGAAAATGCTGAAAGTACTTCAGAATGAGCTGCTAAGTGTTTCCGGAGCCACCAGAATACCTCGTATTCTCGGGGCCGTTGAACCTTATATCCAGACGAATCTCGACCAGGATAAACTATTTACGTACGGAAGGAATTTTTTCATCCAAAACGATGAAGCATCTGTCAAAACGATTACAATTCCCGAGCAGGGCGGCTATAGTCAGGATTATTCCGAGCATGCAGGCCAGGTTCTTATTCCTGATCTGGCAGCAAATATTGAGGTGTTAAAAACCTTCTTTGGGGAGGAGTCTTTTACTATGGAAGACGGTACTGCTAAGTCCTCTGCTCCTTAA
- a CDS encoding HD domain-containing protein has translation MNRVTLLDIFHHPVAQKYVKRAGLAHAISCAYRAYRFAVEKNVDPDLACKAAFLHDVGHYTWYRNGEWDYDMYKENDIHAIKGAERAHKLLIRLGEDRVSAKQISLAVLLHTDSFLPDNNITREALQEVVALADEEDEEPGGMHHYRHITDARAEKLLSLLDQRIEAYHMKGQATASF, from the coding sequence GTGAATCGTGTGACTCTACTTGATATATTCCATCATCCTGTAGCGCAAAAATATGTGAAACGAGCAGGTCTTGCTCATGCTATTTCATGCGCCTATCGTGCGTATCGCTTCGCTGTCGAAAAAAATGTGGATCCCGATCTTGCCTGTAAAGCTGCATTTCTTCACGACGTCGGTCACTATACATGGTACCGCAACGGTGAATGGGATTATGATATGTATAAAGAGAACGATATCCATGCTATTAAAGGAGCCGAGCGTGCCCATAAGCTGCTCATCCGGCTTGGAGAAGACAGAGTGAGTGCAAAGCAGATTTCTTTAGCTGTCCTGCTGCATACTGATTCTTTTCTTCCTGATAATAATATCACCCGCGAAGCACTTCAGGAAGTTGTCGCTTTAGCAGATGAGGAAGATGAAGAGCCGGGAGGTATGCATCATTACCGCCATATTACCGATGCACGGGCTGAAAAACTTCTATCACTTCTCGATCAAAGGATTGAAGCTTACCATATGAAAGGCCAGGCAACAGCTTCATTTTAG
- a CDS encoding aspartate aminotransferase family protein: MTKTKSAAFSDKIKTSRLMHEEASEVIPGGVTANIKYFAPHPIVMEEGHGSKLYDVDGNEYIDYLMCYGALMTGHGHPEVFSAVTEQMYSKGTTIFGTPHKLEVDLAKKLVSLYPGIDQVRYCNSGMEATLLAVRLASAYTGKKKLAKFEGHYHGGYDQVLLSVNPEESKAGSSSSPTPVPESSGMSDYHTEHTIMLPFNDIESCEKILRTHADDISALIMEPVQGGFIPAEKEFITKLRALTHELGILLIFDEVKTGFRLALGGAQEMYGILPDLTTLGKVLGGGFPVGALGGRRDIMELCSPAASKDILTAGDDNQNKREAFFHSGTYNGHPTTLAAGLATIHLLEKHHNLDKTFQKTEYLKKELEKMYYSAGIPMTAMGEGTIFNIVVTDKPIKNLRQMNQSNTELRKAIDYELLDLGIYSKPLNRYSVSTAHDEKDLDKTLQAHYDALQRVTN, from the coding sequence ATGACAAAAACAAAGTCCGCCGCTTTTTCTGACAAAATTAAAACGTCCCGGCTGATGCACGAGGAAGCATCCGAAGTTATTCCAGGTGGGGTAACAGCAAATATCAAATACTTTGCTCCCCACCCCATCGTGATGGAAGAAGGTCATGGAAGTAAGCTGTATGATGTGGATGGCAATGAATACATCGATTATTTAATGTGCTATGGAGCTTTGATGACAGGCCATGGCCATCCTGAAGTATTTTCAGCCGTTACAGAGCAGATGTATTCAAAAGGAACGACTATTTTCGGTACTCCTCATAAACTGGAGGTTGATCTTGCTAAAAAGCTCGTCTCTCTCTATCCTGGTATCGATCAGGTTAGGTACTGCAATTCCGGAATGGAAGCAACCCTCCTTGCAGTCAGGCTTGCTTCTGCCTATACCGGTAAAAAGAAACTGGCTAAGTTTGAAGGTCACTACCATGGAGGGTATGATCAGGTCCTTCTGAGTGTAAACCCGGAAGAAAGTAAAGCCGGCTCCTCCAGCTCCCCCACCCCGGTTCCTGAATCGAGCGGCATGTCTGACTATCACACCGAACATACAATTATGCTGCCATTTAACGACATCGAATCATGCGAAAAAATTCTCAGGACTCATGCTGATGACATTTCAGCTTTGATTATGGAACCCGTACAGGGCGGATTTATTCCTGCAGAAAAGGAATTTATAACAAAACTTCGTGCCCTGACGCATGAACTAGGTATTCTGCTTATATTTGATGAAGTGAAAACCGGATTTCGTCTGGCTCTTGGGGGTGCACAGGAAATGTATGGGATTCTTCCCGACTTGACGACACTTGGAAAAGTTCTGGGAGGTGGTTTTCCAGTCGGAGCTCTTGGAGGCCGGCGTGATATTATGGAACTCTGTTCCCCTGCTGCAAGTAAAGATATATTAACCGCCGGAGACGATAACCAGAATAAACGGGAAGCTTTTTTCCACAGCGGGACATATAACGGTCATCCAACTACACTTGCTGCTGGTCTTGCCACCATTCACTTACTCGAGAAACATCATAATCTGGATAAAACTTTTCAAAAAACAGAGTATTTAAAAAAAGAACTTGAGAAAATGTACTACTCCGCCGGCATTCCTATGACGGCTATGGGGGAAGGGACTATCTTCAATATCGTTGTTACAGATAAGCCGATTAAAAATCTACGCCAAATGAATCAGTCCAATACAGAACTTCGTAAAGCAATTGATTATGAACTGCTTGATCTCGGAATATATTCGAAACCACTGAACCGCTATTCCGTCTCAACTGCTCATGACGAAAAGGACCTCGATAAAACGCTTCAGGCTCATTACGACGCTTTACAACGCGTGACAAATTAA